One genomic region from Yersinia canariae encodes:
- a CDS encoding DUF1456 family protein codes for MINNDVLRSVRYMLNVNDTKITEIIKLADFEVNNADVVNFLKKEDEAGYQDCPDLVMAHFLNGLIFFRRGKDDKFPAPAVEPVITNNIVLKKLRVAFELKDTDMHDVFNAVEFPVSKPELNALFRKEGSKNFRPCGDQVLRYFLKGLTLRIRGPKK; via the coding sequence ATGATCAACAACGATGTGCTCCGCAGTGTTCGCTATATGCTTAACGTAAACGATACCAAGATAACAGAAATCATTAAGCTGGCTGATTTTGAAGTGAACAATGCGGATGTCGTTAATTTTCTTAAAAAAGAAGATGAAGCCGGTTATCAGGATTGTCCTGATCTGGTGATGGCGCATTTCCTGAATGGCCTGATTTTCTTTAGGCGTGGTAAAGATGACAAGTTCCCGGCACCTGCGGTAGAGCCCGTCATTACGAACAATATCGTGCTAAAAAAACTGCGTGTTGCGTTTGAATTGAAAGACACTGATATGCACGATGTTTTCAACGCGGTTGAATTCCCAGTGTCCAAACCTGAGTTAAATGCTTTGTTCCGTAAGGAAGGAAGCAAAAATTTCCGCCCTTGTGGTGATCAAGTATTACGCTATTTCTTGAAGGGTTTGACATTACGTATACGTGGCCCTAAAAAGTAA
- the phnE gene encoding phosphonate ABC transporter, permease protein PhnE: MLTNHLTPGQLLTLKQQNPQIFLQQKRYIQWVVIITVGIFLYYLFFFKIFGISWQTFVNGSQQISRYFLRMFVWHDFINWPFKYYFGQIFITLAIVFAGTLTATLIALPLSFLAARNVMSTPGLRIISFGIRRFLDIFRGIDMAIWGLIFVRAVGMGPLAGVLAIIMQDMGLLGKLYAEGHEAVDKSPNRGLTAMGANALQKQRFGIFTQSFPTFLALSLYQIESNTRSAAVLGFVGAGGIGLVYAENMRLWNWDVVMFITLIMVVIVMVMDKISATLRRKYIIGEEIAIYQPGNNIKVKS; encoded by the coding sequence ATGCTGACTAATCATCTTACCCCCGGGCAACTATTAACACTGAAGCAGCAAAATCCGCAGATTTTCTTACAGCAAAAACGATATATTCAATGGGTAGTCATAATTACTGTAGGTATTTTCTTGTATTACCTTTTTTTCTTTAAAATTTTCGGTATTTCTTGGCAGACCTTTGTAAATGGCAGTCAGCAAATAAGCCGTTATTTTCTGCGGATGTTTGTTTGGCATGATTTTATTAATTGGCCATTTAAATATTACTTTGGCCAGATTTTTATTACCTTAGCCATTGTTTTTGCCGGGACATTGACCGCTACATTGATTGCTTTACCTTTGTCATTTTTGGCTGCTCGCAATGTGATGTCGACACCCGGTTTACGTATCATTTCATTTGGAATACGTCGTTTTCTGGATATTTTTCGTGGCATTGATATGGCAATCTGGGGGCTGATTTTTGTGCGGGCAGTCGGCATGGGGCCACTTGCCGGGGTATTAGCCATTATTATGCAAGATATGGGATTGCTGGGAAAACTCTATGCCGAAGGGCATGAGGCCGTCGATAAATCTCCCAATCGTGGTTTGACGGCAATGGGCGCTAATGCTCTACAAAAACAACGTTTTGGTATTTTTACTCAATCTTTCCCAACCTTTTTAGCTTTAAGTCTTTACCAAATAGAATCCAATACCCGTTCGGCTGCAGTATTAGGTTTTGTGGGAGCCGGAGGGATAGGTTTAGTCTATGCCGAAAATATGCGACTATGGAATTGGGATGTAGTCATGTTTATTACTTTAATAATGGTTGTTATTGTTATGGTCATGGACAAAATCTCGGCTACTCTGCGTAGGAAATATATTATTGGTGAGGAAATTGCAATTTACCAACCTGGTAATAATATTAAAGTGAAGTCTTAA
- the phnE gene encoding phosphonate ABC transporter, permease protein PhnE, translated as MNTDFNHYYQQIRAKQKRETLIWSLMLAIIYLGAGNIAEFNLHTVFISIPHFFDYLAETIPVLHWHKLFADGHTEGSLAYWGYRLPIQLPLIWETLQLAVASTILSVIVAIILAFLAANNTQSPPWLRFSIRTFVAFLRTMPELAWAVMFVMAFGIGAIPGFLALALHTIGSLTKLFYESLETASDKPVRGLAACGAGKLQRMRFALWPQVKPIFLSYSFMRLEINFRQSTILGLVGAGGIGQELMTSIKLDRYDQVSMTLLLIIIVVSALDYTSGKLRKRVVEGVS; from the coding sequence TTGAATACAGACTTTAACCATTACTATCAGCAGATTCGGGCTAAGCAGAAGCGTGAAACGCTGATTTGGTCATTGATGCTGGCAATTATCTATCTTGGCGCGGGAAATATTGCTGAGTTCAATTTACATACTGTTTTTATTTCTATTCCGCATTTTTTTGATTATCTGGCTGAAACTATACCCGTACTCCATTGGCACAAATTATTTGCCGATGGTCATACAGAAGGCTCCTTAGCCTATTGGGGATATCGTCTGCCAATTCAGTTACCGCTGATTTGGGAAACTCTGCAACTGGCGGTGGCTTCAACTATTTTGTCAGTCATAGTGGCTATTATCCTTGCCTTTTTGGCGGCAAATAATACGCAAAGCCCTCCCTGGCTGCGTTTCTCTATTCGCACGTTTGTTGCCTTTTTACGCACTATGCCGGAATTGGCATGGGCGGTGATGTTTGTCATGGCTTTTGGTATCGGTGCTATTCCCGGATTTTTAGCCTTGGCATTACATACTATTGGTAGCTTAACGAAGTTATTTTATGAGTCATTGGAAACCGCATCGGATAAACCTGTTCGTGGCCTTGCTGCTTGTGGAGCGGGTAAATTACAACGAATGCGTTTTGCACTTTGGCCACAAGTAAAACCCATATTTCTTTCCTATAGCTTTATGCGCTTGGAAATTAATTTTCGGCAATCAACTATTTTGGGACTGGTGGGGGCGGGGGGAATTGGTCAGGAGCTGATGACCTCAATAAAACTGGATCGTTATGATCAAGTCAGTATGACGTTATTGCTGATCATTATTGTAGTGTCGGCATTGGATTATACCTCCGGTAAATTACGCAAGCGAGTCGTGGAAGGAGTTTCATAA
- the phnD gene encoding phosphonate ABC transporter substrate-binding protein, translating to MKKVLCLTSLVASMMVFSATAADAPKEINLGILGGQNATQQIGDNMCVKDFLDKELNVKTNLHNASDYSGVIQGLLGGKIDLVLSMSPSSFASVYIKDPKAVDIVGIAIDDTDKSRGYHSVVVVKADSPYQKIEDLKGKAFGFADPDSTSGFLIPNQIFKEKLGGDSDNKYNDFFSSVTFSGGHEQDILGVINGQFDGAVTWASMIGDYNTGYTSGAFTRMIRMDHPDLMKKIRIIWESPLIPNGPILVRSALPAEFKAQLVAAVKKLDKEDHSCFIKAMGGKQHIGETSLSEYQNIIDMKRELTKGGR from the coding sequence ATGAAAAAAGTACTTTGTCTTACCTCATTAGTGGCAAGCATGATGGTATTTAGTGCCACTGCAGCGGACGCACCAAAAGAAATTAATCTGGGTATTCTTGGCGGGCAGAATGCGACACAACAAATTGGCGATAATATGTGTGTCAAAGATTTCTTAGATAAAGAATTAAATGTTAAAACAAATTTGCATAATGCTTCTGACTACTCAGGTGTTATTCAAGGTTTATTAGGTGGGAAAATTGACTTGGTATTAAGCATGTCTCCTTCATCTTTTGCTTCTGTTTATATCAAAGATCCTAAAGCTGTTGATATTGTCGGCATAGCGATTGATGATACTGATAAGTCACGTGGCTATCATTCTGTTGTTGTTGTAAAAGCAGATAGTCCTTATCAGAAAATTGAAGACTTGAAGGGCAAAGCATTTGGCTTTGCTGATCCAGACTCAACCTCTGGTTTCTTGATCCCTAATCAAATCTTTAAAGAGAAATTGGGTGGGGACTCAGATAACAAATATAACGATTTCTTTTCTAGCGTGACATTCTCTGGTGGCCATGAGCAAGATATTCTGGGTGTTATTAATGGCCAATTTGACGGCGCGGTAACCTGGGCTTCAATGATTGGTGATTACAATACCGGTTATACCAGCGGAGCATTTACCCGAATGATCCGTATGGACCATCCTGATTTAATGAAAAAGATTCGTATTATCTGGGAGTCACCACTGATCCCTAATGGTCCAATTCTGGTTCGCAGTGCATTGCCAGCTGAATTTAAAGCACAATTAGTTGCTGCGGTAAAAAAACTGGATAAAGAAGATCACAGTTGCTTCATTAAAGCGATGGGCGGCAAGCAGCATATTGGTGAAACATCACTCAGTGAGTATCAAAATATTATTGATATGAAGCGTGAATTAACCAAAGGCGGCCGTTAA
- the phnC gene encoding phosphonate ABC transporter ATP-binding protein has protein sequence MGQALRKFTVADYPAAVPESRKKVLAVKGLVKAYKSQQRVLDDINFELHAGEFVAIIGRSGAGKSTLLHVLNGTIPSSAGEIINYHDNGETQNIAALTTKQMRKWRAKCGMIFQDFCLVPRLDVITNVLLGRLSYTSTLKSFFKIFADQDRARAIELLQWLNMLPHALQRAENLSGGQMQRVAICRAMMQNPKILLADEPVASLDPKNTTRIMNTLQKISENDIAVIVNLHSVDLVKDYCTRVIGIAHGRIIFDGHPSLLNDTIIQEIYSDESTELLH, from the coding sequence ATGGGCCAAGCATTACGCAAATTCACTGTAGCTGATTATCCGGCTGCGGTGCCAGAATCACGTAAGAAGGTACTTGCCGTTAAAGGTTTAGTGAAGGCATACAAGTCACAGCAGCGTGTCTTGGACGATATTAATTTTGAGCTTCATGCGGGTGAGTTTGTAGCAATAATTGGTCGTTCTGGTGCCGGTAAATCTACACTATTACATGTTTTAAATGGCACGATTCCCAGCAGTGCTGGTGAAATAATTAATTATCATGACAATGGCGAGACACAGAATATTGCTGCTCTGACCACAAAGCAGATGCGCAAATGGCGAGCCAAATGTGGCATGATTTTTCAAGATTTCTGTTTGGTTCCACGACTTGATGTTATTACGAATGTTTTATTAGGCCGCCTTAGTTATACCTCCACGTTAAAATCCTTCTTCAAAATATTTGCAGACCAAGATCGCGCCAGGGCAATCGAGTTATTGCAATGGCTTAATATGCTGCCTCATGCCTTGCAGCGTGCAGAAAACCTTTCGGGGGGGCAAATGCAGCGTGTTGCTATTTGCCGTGCCATGATGCAAAACCCCAAAATATTATTGGCTGATGAACCCGTTGCTTCTTTGGACCCAAAGAACACGACTCGTATTATGAATACATTACAGAAAATAAGTGAGAACGATATCGCAGTAATCGTTAACTTACACTCTGTCGATTTAGTGAAAGATTATTGTACAAGAGTCATTGGTATTGCTCATGGACGAATTATTTTTGACGGGCATCCCTCTTTACTGAATGACACCATTATTCAAGAAATATATAGCGATGAATCAACTGAGCTTTTGCATTAA
- a CDS encoding GlsB/YeaQ/YmgE family stress response membrane protein: protein MGILSWIIFGLIAGILAKWIMPGEDGGGFIMTIILGVVGALVGGYISTFFGMGRVDGFNLGSFVVAVIGSLVVLFVYRKLRS from the coding sequence ATGGGCATACTATCTTGGATTATTTTTGGTCTTATCGCCGGTATTTTGGCTAAATGGATTATGCCGGGAGAGGATGGCGGTGGTTTTATTATGACTATAATCCTCGGCGTTGTAGGCGCGCTGGTTGGTGGCTATATCAGTACTTTCTTTGGCATGGGCAGGGTTGATGGGTTTAACCTTGGCAGCTTTGTGGTGGCGGTTATCGGCTCGTTAGTTGTGCTATTTGTCTACCGAAAGTTGAGGAGTTAG
- a CDS encoding suppressor of fused domain protein codes for MKESEVLAEVSNENQTLVAVVQQDQRVVYFYIYPQEAFEERFPVRACWVRNLVAAPISTDNTALEQGLAPRLAAEFCRNVAGEAELDAQFISIIWSESDDGAALWYQGQLLAIIPGWSLYIDHSVCYSASCIKDNPLTLPLGSASTNTQYTRAQNIRQFWRTWQQEDGNPWPALQAEYIQCYEQHFGPSIKYYAIDQGKWPPMAISQHEKDGIYYFLTLGVSIRPQPWVEILFNDDAAKYRRLEMAIAIDSQYVNEDNAIHMASALAGFAHVPWSKITWLGEGHTLESEVAPQGYEGYILSSELYAKADRLILPSQQGDPVNIYWASPVFASERESAHSVPNGGHDLLKKLRQQGVNHIFTPREPVI; via the coding sequence ATGAAAGAATCTGAGGTACTGGCTGAAGTCAGTAATGAAAACCAGACATTAGTTGCTGTGGTGCAACAAGATCAGCGAGTAGTGTATTTCTATATTTATCCGCAAGAGGCGTTTGAAGAGCGTTTCCCTGTTCGCGCCTGCTGGGTGAGAAATTTGGTTGCGGCTCCCATATCTACAGATAATACAGCCCTTGAACAAGGATTAGCGCCGCGCTTGGCAGCAGAGTTTTGTCGCAATGTGGCGGGTGAGGCTGAACTTGATGCGCAATTTATTTCAATTATCTGGTCAGAAAGTGATGATGGCGCGGCATTATGGTACCAGGGCCAATTACTGGCGATTATTCCTGGTTGGAGTTTATATATTGATCACTCCGTTTGTTATTCCGCCAGTTGCATTAAAGACAACCCACTAACTCTCCCTTTGGGGTCGGCCTCTACGAATACCCAATATACCCGAGCGCAGAATATACGCCAATTTTGGCGGACCTGGCAGCAGGAGGATGGGAATCCATGGCCTGCATTACAGGCAGAATATATTCAGTGTTATGAACAACACTTTGGTCCATCGATTAAATATTATGCCATCGATCAAGGTAAATGGCCCCCTATGGCTATTTCACAACACGAAAAAGATGGAATATATTATTTTCTGACGCTAGGAGTGAGTATCCGGCCCCAGCCATGGGTTGAAATATTATTTAATGATGATGCGGCTAAATACCGGCGTTTAGAAATGGCAATAGCGATTGATAGTCAATATGTTAATGAGGATAACGCTATCCATATGGCCAGTGCGTTAGCTGGATTTGCTCATGTACCTTGGAGCAAAATAACCTGGTTGGGTGAAGGGCATACCTTGGAATCAGAAGTCGCTCCTCAAGGGTATGAAGGTTATATCTTATCATCGGAGCTTTATGCTAAAGCTGATCGCTTAATATTACCTTCCCAGCAGGGTGATCCGGTCAATATATATTGGGCCAGCCCCGTTTTTGCCAGTGAAAGAGAGTCTGCCCATAGTGTGCCGAATGGCGGGCATGATTTACTGAAAAAACTGCGACAACAAGGCGTTAATCATATTTTCACACCACGTGAGCCAGTTATTTAA
- the yajD gene encoding HNH nuclease YajD encodes MAYIPKNYARLESGYREKALKIYPWVCGKCSREFVYSNLRELTVHHIDHDHSNNPEDGSNWEMLCLFCHDHEHSKYTEADLYGSTVIAGDDAQNDQGVATHNPFANLKSLMKK; translated from the coding sequence ATGGCATATATACCGAAGAATTACGCGCGACTGGAAAGTGGATATAGAGAAAAAGCGCTGAAGATTTATCCATGGGTTTGTGGTAAATGTTCACGAGAATTCGTTTATTCCAACTTACGGGAACTCACGGTTCACCATATTGACCATGACCATAGTAATAACCCAGAAGATGGCAGCAATTGGGAGATGTTATGCCTCTTTTGTCATGACCATGAGCATTCCAAATATACTGAAGCAGACCTCTATGGTTCGACGGTGATTGCCGGTGATGATGCACAAAATGACCAAGGTGTTGCCACCCACAATCCATTCGCTAACTTAAAGTCTTTGATGAAAAAATAA
- a CDS encoding class IV adenylate cyclase, with protein MSEHFVGKYEVELKFHVSNITQLHKQLVIYKAAAFTVDNHEKDIYLEANSGDLAAKRISMVLREMNPSGIRLWIVKGPGSERCEATNIEDIGKVQSMLSTLGYQPAFILEKQRSIYFVGKFHVTVDSLVGLGNFAEIAIMTDDATALDNLKVECRDLADRLGLLAEQQESRSYRQLLGF; from the coding sequence ATGAGTGAGCATTTTGTTGGTAAATATGAGGTTGAGTTGAAGTTTCATGTATCGAACATTACTCAATTGCATAAACAGTTAGTCATCTATAAAGCGGCAGCATTCACTGTCGATAATCATGAAAAAGATATCTATCTAGAAGCAAATAGCGGCGATTTGGCAGCTAAAAGAATCAGTATGGTTTTGCGAGAAATGAATCCATCAGGTATTCGTTTATGGATAGTTAAAGGACCGGGTTCGGAACGTTGTGAAGCGACTAATATTGAAGATATTGGCAAAGTGCAAAGTATGTTATCAACGTTAGGGTATCAACCGGCATTTATACTGGAAAAACAGCGTAGCATCTATTTTGTTGGAAAGTTTCACGTTACGGTTGATAGTTTGGTGGGGCTTGGCAATTTTGCAGAAATAGCCATTATGACTGATGATGCGACAGCTCTTGATAATCTAAAGGTAGAATGCCGAGATTTAGCTGACCGGTTAGGATTATTGGCAGAACAACAAGAAAGTCGTTCATACCGGCAGTTACTCGGTTTCTAG
- the dld gene encoding D-lactate dehydrogenase, with protein MNQSDDEKTQTLLTQLQQIVGARYLLTGARQTERYRTGFRSGSGSAIAVVFPSTLLQQWQLLQICVAADTIVIMQAANTGLTEGSTPSGDDYDRPIVILNTLRLNQIQLLNDGKQVIGFPGSTLNQLEKRLKTYDREPHSVIGSSCIGASVIGGICNNSGGSLVQRGPAYTEMALFAQIDTQGELQLINHLGINLGNTPEEILQRLERGKYCASDIMQDTQQASDHEYATRVRDIDASTPSRFNADPRRLFEASGCAGKLAVFAVRLDTFPSEKQQQVFYIGTNQTQVLTALRRAILRDFKHLPVAGEYMHRDIFDIAEVYGKDTFVMINSMGTNNMPRFFTLKGKIDARLCKVPFLIDHLTDRVMQGFSQLLPNHLPKRLKSYRNKYEHHLMLKMSGEGITEAQQFLKDFFATAEGNFITCTSDEGKKAFLHRFAAAGAAVRYHAVHADKVEDILALDIALPRNEEQWFETLPPEIDQCLVAKLYYGHFLCHVFHQDYIVKKGVDTHALKQKMLEILNDKGAEYPAEHNVGHLYIAKPALKAFYQQIDPTNSFNPGIGKTSKLKYWQKK; from the coding sequence ATGAATCAATCTGATGATGAAAAAACACAAACCTTGTTGACCCAGTTGCAGCAGATTGTGGGAGCGCGTTACTTGTTGACCGGCGCACGGCAGACTGAGCGCTATCGTACAGGTTTCCGATCAGGATCAGGCTCGGCCATTGCAGTCGTGTTCCCCTCGACATTGTTGCAGCAATGGCAATTACTACAAATTTGTGTAGCAGCCGATACAATCGTCATCATGCAAGCCGCGAATACAGGGCTAACAGAGGGTTCGACTCCAAGTGGTGATGATTACGACCGCCCGATTGTTATATTAAATACATTGCGCCTTAATCAAATTCAATTACTCAATGATGGCAAACAAGTCATTGGGTTTCCTGGTAGCACACTGAATCAATTAGAAAAACGCTTAAAAACCTATGACCGAGAACCTCATTCAGTCATTGGTTCATCCTGTATTGGTGCTTCTGTTATCGGTGGCATTTGTAATAACTCAGGTGGTTCATTGGTTCAAAGAGGCCCCGCGTACACCGAAATGGCACTGTTTGCCCAAATTGATACTCAAGGCGAATTACAATTAATAAATCATTTAGGAATTAATCTAGGCAATACGCCAGAAGAAATTTTACAGCGATTGGAAAGAGGTAAATATTGTGCCAGCGATATTATGCAAGATACGCAGCAAGCATCCGATCACGAATATGCTACGCGAGTGAGAGATATTGATGCATCAACCCCTTCTCGCTTTAATGCCGACCCAAGACGTCTATTTGAAGCCTCTGGGTGTGCAGGGAAATTGGCTGTATTTGCCGTTCGATTAGATACCTTCCCCAGTGAAAAACAACAGCAAGTTTTTTATATTGGCACCAATCAGACCCAGGTCTTAACAGCATTACGTCGAGCCATTTTACGTGACTTCAAGCACTTACCTGTTGCTGGTGAATATATGCATCGCGATATTTTTGATATTGCAGAAGTTTATGGCAAAGATACATTTGTCATGATCAACAGCATGGGCACCAATAACATGCCACGCTTTTTTACCTTAAAAGGTAAAATTGATGCTCGCCTCTGCAAAGTTCCTTTTCTAATTGATCATTTAACTGATCGGGTCATGCAAGGATTCAGCCAGTTACTTCCCAATCATTTACCTAAGCGCCTTAAGAGTTATCGTAATAAATATGAGCATCACTTGATGCTAAAAATGTCAGGTGAAGGGATTACTGAAGCTCAGCAATTTCTGAAAGATTTTTTTGCCACGGCGGAAGGTAACTTTATTACCTGCACTTCAGATGAGGGCAAAAAAGCTTTTTTACATCGCTTTGCCGCAGCTGGAGCTGCTGTTCGTTATCACGCAGTTCATGCTGATAAAGTAGAAGATATTCTGGCGCTGGATATTGCTCTACCACGCAATGAGGAACAGTGGTTCGAAACCTTACCACCTGAAATAGACCAATGCCTGGTGGCCAAACTCTATTATGGCCATTTTCTGTGCCATGTTTTCCATCAGGATTATATTGTGAAGAAAGGGGTCGATACACACGCCTTAAAACAAAAAATGTTGGAAATTCTGAATGATAAAGGAGCCGAATATCCGGCTGAGCATAATGTTGGGCACCTCTATATTGCGAAGCCTGCATTGAAAGCGTTTTATCAGCAGATAGACCCAACTAACAGTTTTAATCCTGGGATAGGAAAAACTTCTAAGCTTAAATATTGGCAGAAAAAATAA
- the pbpG gene encoding D-alanyl-D-alanine endopeptidase, whose translation MHVKIRSALLSFLLLSTCISVTLPAMASGGAGEVKGKAPLELASGSAMVVDLQTNKVIYANNIDEVVPIASITKLMTAMVVLDAKLPLDEIISVDIQQTKEMKGVFSRVRVNSEISRKDMLLLALMSSENRAAASLAHHYPGGYNAFIKAMNTKAKSLGMTKTRYVEPTGLSINNVSTARDLTKLLIATKQYPLIGQLSTTTEKMATFREPNYTLPFRNTNHLVYNDKWNIQLTKTGFTNQAGHCLAMRTVIGNRPVALVVLDAFGKYTHFADANRLRSWMETGKAAPIPGAAKSYRQQKDAQGRLAQVSE comes from the coding sequence ATGCATGTGAAAATCCGTTCTGCACTATTAAGTTTCTTGCTTCTATCTACCTGTATCAGTGTCACACTTCCTGCAATGGCGAGTGGGGGGGCTGGTGAAGTGAAAGGAAAAGCCCCACTTGAGTTGGCATCGGGTAGTGCGATGGTGGTTGATTTACAAACGAATAAAGTGATTTATGCCAATAATATAGATGAAGTTGTGCCGATCGCGTCAATAACCAAACTGATGACGGCAATGGTGGTATTAGATGCGAAGTTGCCACTGGATGAAATTATTTCAGTCGATATCCAGCAAACCAAAGAAATGAAAGGGGTGTTTTCACGGGTTCGAGTGAACAGTGAAATTAGCCGCAAAGACATGTTGCTGTTGGCTCTCATGTCGTCGGAAAATCGCGCTGCAGCAAGTTTGGCTCATCATTATCCTGGTGGATATAACGCCTTTATTAAGGCGATGAATACAAAAGCTAAATCATTGGGAATGACGAAAACGCGCTATGTAGAGCCAACGGGTCTATCGATTAATAATGTTTCGACGGCGCGTGACCTTACTAAATTATTAATAGCGACTAAGCAATACCCGTTGATTGGTCAGCTAAGTACCACGACAGAGAAAATGGCCACTTTCCGCGAGCCAAATTACACGTTGCCTTTCCGTAATACTAATCATTTAGTTTATAACGATAAATGGAATATTCAGCTGACTAAAACGGGTTTTACCAATCAGGCAGGCCATTGTTTAGCAATGCGCACTGTTATTGGTAATCGTCCTGTTGCACTGGTTGTGTTGGATGCTTTTGGTAAATATACCCATTTTGCCGATGCAAACCGCCTGCGCAGTTGGATGGAGACGGGTAAGGCTGCGCCAATTCCTGGTGCGGCGAAAAGCTATCGTCAACAAAAAGATGCCCAAGGTCGCTTAGCTCAAGTGTCAGAATAG
- a CDS encoding magnesium transporter, whose amino-acid sequence MSSHFDLALQKQHQFNPGEEKESTLGAYMSDADITVSADMSVAEAKAYFLQNISDNEIPTQLLVTNDNRHLLGLLSVKKLLTEEQQDIKVFQIINQSYFSVSPDQNRHEVVSLLSKSGLDIIPVLSHGKLVGVLQAQDIAELIEDENTEDAQRQGASLPLDEPYLQTSPVTLWRKRVIWLLMLFVAEAYTGTVLKAFEEQLEAAIALAFFIPLLIGTGGNSGTQITSTLVRAMALGEVSLRNVGAVLRKEVSTSLMVATTIGLAAWIRAWFLGVGMEVTIVVSLTVVAITVWSAIVSSIIPMVLKRLSIDPAVVSAPFIATFIDGTGLIIYFEIAQLVMTELA is encoded by the coding sequence ATGAGTTCACATTTTGATTTAGCATTACAAAAGCAACACCAATTCAATCCAGGCGAAGAAAAAGAGTCTACTTTAGGTGCTTATATGAGCGATGCCGATATTACGGTATCAGCTGATATGTCAGTCGCCGAGGCTAAAGCCTATTTTCTGCAAAACATTTCTGATAATGAAATTCCGACACAATTATTGGTAACGAATGATAATCGACATTTGCTCGGATTACTTTCGGTTAAAAAATTATTGACGGAAGAACAACAGGATATAAAAGTTTTCCAAATTATCAATCAGAGCTATTTTTCAGTCTCCCCCGATCAGAATCGCCATGAGGTCGTCAGTCTACTATCAAAAAGTGGTTTAGATATTATTCCGGTATTAAGTCACGGTAAATTAGTCGGGGTACTACAGGCTCAAGATATTGCTGAATTGATTGAAGATGAAAATACTGAGGATGCCCAACGGCAAGGGGCCAGTTTACCCCTGGATGAACCTTATTTACAAACCAGCCCAGTGACATTATGGCGTAAACGGGTTATTTGGTTATTAATGCTATTTGTAGCAGAAGCCTATACCGGTACAGTATTAAAAGCATTTGAGGAACAACTGGAAGCTGCTATTGCGCTGGCATTCTTTATACCGTTATTAATCGGTACCGGAGGGAATAGCGGTACACAAATTACTTCTACTTTGGTGCGCGCGATGGCATTAGGTGAAGTTAGCTTACGGAATGTCGGTGCTGTATTACGTAAAGAGGTCTCGACTTCTTTAATGGTGGCAACAACTATAGGTCTGGCCGCCTGGATCCGTGCTTGGTTCCTCGGCGTTGGGATGGAAGTCACTATCGTTGTAAGCTTAACGGTTGTTGCAATCACAGTATGGAGCGCAATTGTTTCTTCTATTATTCCGATGGTATTAAAGCGCTTATCCATAGACCCGGCAGTAGTATCCGCACCTTTTATTGCGACCTTTATTGATGGTACTGGCCTGATTATTTACTTTGAAATAGCTCAGTTGGTGATGACAGAACTGGCATAA